From the Atribacteraceae bacterium genome, the window GGCGGGGTCACAAGCTTCTCAAGGATAAGCTGGATGCTCTGATTCAGAATTTTGTCCGCATCGTCCGGGAGAACCGTCACCTACGGACCGAAGTCGAAAGGGAAATCCTCAAAGCCTTCGAGGCGCAGAACAAGGCCTCGCTTATGCTGACCGAAGCGGATAAGGAACTCATCACCGTGGTCTCCCGCCAAAAGATTGAATTGAAAGTGGGGATTAAACACGTGACCGGGATCCGTATTCCTCATTTCGAAGTCAAAGTGGAGGGAGATCCCTATACCTATGGCTTAGTCAATACCCCGGCGGAAATCGATGCGGCGTTTCATTCTTTTTTCAATGTGCTTGCTCGCTTGATCAAGTTGGCCGAGGCGGAGAAGATCATTGAACTGATGGCCGTGGAAATCGAAAAAACCCGGCGGCGGGTGAATGCTTTGGAATACGTCTTGATTCCCAATCTCAAAGAAACCATCAAGTACATCAACCTCAAGTTAGAAGAACTGGCTCGTTCACAAGTGGTGAGCATCATGCGTATTAAAGGTCGTTCGAAGTAGTCCGGTCTATCTGGGATCCGGTTTTCAAATCATTATCCCGGAAATAGCCTTGCAGGTTGCTCTTCTTTCAGACATCCATAGCAACTCTGAAGCTCTGGCAGCAATCGATCCCTGGTTGGATGGGGTCGATGAAATATTTGTTCTGGGTGACGTGATAGGCTATGGAGCGGATCCGGCGTTGTGCCTGGCTTGGGTGATCCGGAGACACAGCACCTGTCTTTTAGGCAATCACGATGCCGCGTGTACCGGTGCGCTCCCTCTATCCTGGTTCAGCCCGCAGGCCCGCCGGGCTGTAGAGTGGACTCGGCAACAGATATCTTCCTCTTTGTTGTCCTTTCTGGAGTACCTACCCCAATACATCGACCGCCTGGGAGCGCTATGGGTGCACGGAAGTCCCCGGAATCCTCTGGAAGAATACATCTCCAATCGGTCCGTTGCCGGTCGGATATTCACCAGCCATGATTTTTCGCTGTGCTTTTACGGGCATACCCACGTGGCCGAGGCCTATGTTCTGGAAAGGAATCGTTTGACTCATAAACAGTTGAACCAGGGAGGGGAGATTCATCTGGAAGAAGACAGGCGTTATTTGATCAATTGTGGGAGCGTCGGACAGCCCCGGGATGGGAATCCCCAGGCTTCTTTCGGCCTACTGGATACGGAGCGCAAGACAGTACGAGTAGTTCGGGTCGATTATGATCAGCAACAAGCAGCGAGCAAAATTCTCCAGGCTGGTCTACCGGAGGTTCTGGCTTATCGGTTGTTTGAAGGGTTCTGATCTTCACCTCCGCCGATCTTCACCTTCCAGTTCCATCTTCAGGGAGAAAAAATTCAAAAGATCCTTCAGGGTGATCACCCCCACCAGTTTTCCGTCCTCGACTACCAGCAAGCGACTGTTTCCCGATTTACTAATCCTGGACAATGCCTGGGTGGCGTCCGCTTCAGGCGAAATGGTGTTGTCCAAAGAACAGTTTTTGATTAAGTCTTTGAGTTCATGCTCGCTCCACTTCTCACGGGGGAGTTCCTTGATATCCCGGGTGTTCGCACACCCGATGAGTTTATCCTGATCCACAACGGGAAACATTTTGTAATGGTAACGGTAAACGTAATCTTCGACGAATTCGGCAATGGTGAGGTTTGAGGGAACGGTCATAGGGTCTGGCTTCATAAAGCGGCGGACTTTCTCGCCCTCCAGGGCCTTCGTCATCAGGGTCCGTTGCAAAGAAGACTGGGAAGCGTTTTGAATGAACATACCGATCAAAAAGAGCCAGATGCCTGAAATCAAGGCTCCGCGAAGAAAATTCAATATCCCCAGGGCAATGAGAAAGATACCGAAATAGGTACCGGTTCGCGATGAGACCCGGGTGGCCCAGGTAAGACTTCCTTTCCAGGACCACAGAGCGGACCGGAGGATACGCCCGCCGTCAAGGGGAAAAGCGGGGATTAAGTTGAATCCGGCCAGGACAAAATTGATGGTCCCCAAGTACCAGAGAATGCCCAGAACCGGACGGGGCCACTCGATCCTGCCGCCGATCAAAAACAATCCATAGAAAAACATTCCCAGGATTAAACTGGACACCGGTCCGGCGAGGGCCATGTAAAATTCCGCCCGGGCACTGGGCGGTTCTTCCTCCATTTCCGCCACGCCGCCGAAAATGAACAGGGTGATCCCCTTGATAACCAGTCCAAACTTTCGGGCGACCAGTGAGTGGGACAACTCGTGAGAAATAATTGAGAAAAATAAGCCCAGGGCCCCGATCACTCCCATCCACCAGTAGACTGCGGTGGGCAGTCCCTCGAAGTAGTTGGGGAATACACCCATGCCCAGAGACCAGATGACTAAAAAAAGTATGATGATCCAACTCAAGTCGATTCGGATGGCGAAACCAAACAAACTGAACAGGGTCAGCCGATTACCGTTCATTGTGCTCCCTCCCCGCAAAAAGAATCGATTTCCTCAAAAAGACCTTGAGACACCCGACCCAGGTCTGTTAAATGCAGGTCTTGCATCACCGGAAAAAACGGATATAATAATGCTTACCTGCGGTATCTCGTTCATCGTGCGCCCGTAGCTCAATCGGATAGAGTGGCGGCCTCCGGAGCCGTAGGTTGAAGGTTCGAATCCTTTCGGGCGCACCACCCCTTTTTAGAGCCATACCGGCCCCGGATTTATTCCCCGGGAAACCCGCGAGGTCCTCCTCGCCAAACGGCCTGCTTTCGGTAAGCTGGTTACACTGTGAGCCGAATTATCCCCTTTAGTATATCTCAAGTGGGAGATAAGTGTCGCGCTTTTGAGCGCTGTTACCCGCTTGCCTGTTGGCAGACAGGGGACTCACAGGCCCAGGTTTTACTGGTCCTGCAGTCTCGGTGACCAAGTGTATTCCACCGGGTTGATGATCCATAAGGGTTTTCAGAGGTCAGTCAGAAAAATGTATAAGGCGAGGAAGATTCTCCCGATCTTTGGCCGCCGTAGAGATGCCGCTGCTGTTTGCGTGAGAACGCGTCTTGACAGTGAAGTCAAACGAATTCCGGGCAAAAAAAGAGAGAGGGGGGGGGTAGCCATGCTTGATCTGTTCAAAGATATCTTCGGATTGCCATTCTTGGCTGCTTATCCGGCCTGGGCTGGAAGAGCGACTGCGATCGATTGAACGCAACCGATGAAGATGATACAATAAAGGCTCTAAAGATAGTGCGCGCCTGTAGCTCAATTGGACAGAGTGGCGGACTTCGGATCCGTTGGTTGGGGGTTCGACTCCCTCCAGGCGCGCCAGGTTTCTATGGAGCCATTCATGACTCGGGGGAATGTCACCGAAGACCCCGAATCCGCTATTCTCCAAATAGCTCTCCCTCAATTAAAACGAGGCGTCCACAAAGGGTGGGTTGTCTTCCTCAAGGCTAAGCCGGTTGGTAAAAGTTCAAAGGACAAAGGTCTGCTGCGGTTGAGACAACAATTGAGCAACCCGGACCATTTTTATGGTTGTCGTTCGAAGACTTCCGGAATCCGCTGATTGAGGAGTAACAGTTCGTTTAGGATCTTTTCGATTCATTCAGTCCGGCTATCCATCGAATCAGGAGTATCATTTCCTGCTTGTCCCGGCCTATCCATGCCTTCCGGCTGGTTTATCATCAGGCTGTCTCTTGGGGGTGTAACCGGTTCCGAGCTCAGAACATAGAGCATTTTAAAAAGGATGAGCGCTTGGACGTACTCATCTCTGGGCAATCTTTCCCGGTCAACCCTCGTCATACCCCGCATTTTTTCCATATGCTGCCGTCCCATCGTCTCCATATCCATATTGCCCATCATGCCCGGCTTTTCGGGAACGGCAGGATCGGGGGGAGGTGAAGAAACAAGTTTTCCTTGATCAGGGACAAGGCGCCGGTTGGTTCCAGGACAACAGGAGTTTCTTCCAAAAAAACGGTAGTTTCCACAGACGGTGCCAGATGGTGGGAGTTTTGGGCGATACAGATTCACCTCTTTATGTTTTTCGGGAGGTTCAGGGCAATGCTCAATGGGGTGGATATTCCATTATAGCATGCGGGCAGACGATGAAAGCGATCACCTGTAACGCATCCCTGGTTCCAGTGCAAGGAGATGAGGCGTTGCTGATAGCAACGGGGCCTCGGTGAAATGAGTTTTTGCAGCAAAATCAAATAGAGAATGGGATAAAATACGTTAGGATTTTCACCCATCACAGCTTTATTCACAGAGGAAGTTAATCACCATATTCAGGAAAGAAGCAATAAATTTTTATTGACCCTTCTTTCGCCACGTCGTATACTGAGGCTTGTATACCGGGATCTTGGTCGATCCTTTTTTTGCCGGAAGCTCGTTTCGATCGCTCTCCCCGGAGCGCTTAATGTTCAATCATTTGACGTCAATCCCCAGAAAAGGAATGGAGTAGCGATGGATCAGGCCGGTTCACACCGTATTTATCGTTTTAGCCGGATTCCCGAACTGAGCAATCTGACGGTTTCAGTTGAAGCCCGAGGTAAAGGAGTGAGAACCCGGATACGCGGGAAGGCTTCCCCTTGGGTTCGCTTCGTCATTAAACGATACTTTGCTTTCCACTCATCCCTCGGAATCTTAGGAAACAGAGGGGGAGGAAATGTTTATTCGTTGTATCTTCCTCCCATACCCAGTGCCGCCCATGAACGTATGTTCGAGACTTTTCTCTCTACCGTCGTTTATAAAAGGCGGATTCCCATGGCTGCCACTCTTGGGATAACCGATCAGTGCCAGTACCGGTGTGTGCATTGCAGTGCGGCCGGACGCCGAACCGACCGGCCGGTCATGACCACCGAAGAGAT encodes:
- a CDS encoding V-type ATP synthase subunit D, whose protein sequence is MRLNVNPNRMELMKLKTRLAMARRGHKLLKDKLDALIQNFVRIVRENRHLRTEVEREILKAFEAQNKASLMLTEADKELITVVSRQKIELKVGIKHVTGIRIPHFEVKVEGDPYTYGLVNTPAEIDAAFHSFFNVLARLIKLAEAEKIIELMAVEIEKTRRRVNALEYVLIPNLKETIKYINLKLEELARSQVVSIMRIKGRSK
- a CDS encoding metallophosphoesterase family protein, which translates into the protein MQVALLSDIHSNSEALAAIDPWLDGVDEIFVLGDVIGYGADPALCLAWVIRRHSTCLLGNHDAACTGALPLSWFSPQARRAVEWTRQQISSSLLSFLEYLPQYIDRLGALWVHGSPRNPLEEYISNRSVAGRIFTSHDFSLCFYGHTHVAEAYVLERNRLTHKQLNQGGEIHLEEDRRYLINCGSVGQPRDGNPQASFGLLDTERKTVRVVRVDYDQQQAASKILQAGLPEVLAYRLFEGF
- a CDS encoding site-2 protease family protein, giving the protein MNGNRLTLFSLFGFAIRIDLSWIIILFLVIWSLGMGVFPNYFEGLPTAVYWWMGVIGALGLFFSIISHELSHSLVARKFGLVIKGITLFIFGGVAEMEEEPPSARAEFYMALAGPVSSLILGMFFYGLFLIGGRIEWPRPVLGILWYLGTINFVLAGFNLIPAFPLDGGRILRSALWSWKGSLTWATRVSSRTGTYFGIFLIALGILNFLRGALISGIWLFLIGMFIQNASQSSLQRTLMTKALEGEKVRRFMKPDPMTVPSNLTIAEFVEDYVYRYHYKMFPVVDQDKLIGCANTRDIKELPREKWSEHELKDLIKNCSLDNTISPEADATQALSRISKSGNSRLLVVEDGKLVGVITLKDLLNFFSLKMELEGEDRRR